The Tissierellales bacterium genome contains a region encoding:
- a CDS encoding ABC-2 family transporter protein yields the protein MNSIYLKLFIYKLKMLYVYRKDFFIGILSSIIKALIGIIFIESIFNNVTTINGWNQSKLVYLYFSVSYMQAIYHMLFMGMIGFSDLYIKNGELDCVLIKPVNPLKYIIAYDISIKEMPAVIINLLVLIVTIKKLTNNTLDMALLILLPHCGMLIMLWFSIFINCLSFRYYDTLMGVKFIVAITDFCRYPMNIYPKFISYIATFIVPYGLVTFYPLKDVTKLKSYFYMVLALVVCLGFIAYRVWERSLNNYQSVGS from the coding sequence ATGAATAGTATATATTTAAAGTTATTTATATATAAACTTAAAATGCTTTATGTATATCGTAAAGACTTTTTCATAGGTATTTTATCATCTATTATAAAAGCTTTAATTGGAATAATATTCATTGAATCAATTTTTAATAATGTAACAACAATAAATGGATGGAATCAGAGTAAATTAGTATATCTATATTTTTCAGTTAGTTATATGCAGGCAATATATCATATGCTATTTATGGGGATGATAGGATTTTCTGATTTGTATATTAAAAATGGTGAATTAGATTGCGTTCTTATTAAACCGGTAAATCCGTTAAAATATATAATTGCGTATGATATTTCAATAAAGGAAATGCCTGCTGTAATAATAAATCTTTTAGTATTAATTGTTACAATTAAAAAACTTACAAACAATACTTTAGACATGGCATTATTAATATTATTGCCACACTGTGGAATGTTAATTATGTTATGGTTCTCTATTTTCATTAATTGCCTTAGTTTTAGATACTATGATACTTTAATGGGAGTAAAATTTATTGTAGCAATAACAGATTTTTGTAGATATCCTATGAATATATATCCTAAATTTATATCTTATATAGCCACTTTTATAGTGCCATATGGATTGGTGACTTTCTATCCATTAAAAGATGTAACTAAATTAAAAAGCTATTTCTATATGGTACTAGCTTTGGTTGTATGTTTAGGATTTATAGCTTATAGAGTATGGGAAAGATCCCTAAATAACTATCAAAGTGTTGGTTCATAG